From a region of the Torulaspora globosa chromosome 7, complete sequence genome:
- the RPN4 gene encoding stress-regulated transcription factor RPN4 (ancestral locus Anc_3.173) yields the protein MTSTELALNRTLTDILEDELYNIREEHHIGHSKSKNVLELSLPLPFDEYMTGNDENIVSSEYNWARPSISPGSSEVTDSNSQRHHQHAHIPDRSIFNKYADPSLTTTSRRRSVTESDLKSNGRGSLSNSGTPIQKTVNLNSVMKVANPFHLAREQLPFDVKVTGDVLDGSDSAYSTQPYDDNANHDASYDPKTYWPLQDNNVALSNEDAKMIFDHEFAAEDDDDLSEDEEDEREYTRDYKKIPLGYAGELASNKLDMEDKVFSSCNFVDSNMAGTSLNEDESVLDITSDFDNMIDEDDLYEPSSRNGRKESVVSDATSRDGSNEGKLQSISPAFTMVKSQSGKAGARQKSSPNLVNSSPSVSSRRGGLTNKKNTHSPYPQDHTVSETSNGTEIFTCMIINSITKQPCSAQFSRSYDLTRHQNTIHAKKKAVFRCFECISLLGQEGYQKTFSRLDALTRHIKSKHEDLSLERRQEVTRYARENIGYVVG from the coding sequence ATGACATCAACGGAGTTGGCGTTGAATAGAACGTTGACGGACATTTTGGAGGATGAGCTTTACAATATCCGCGAGGAGCATCACATTGGACACTCTAAGAGCAAAAATGTGTTGGAATTGTCTCTGCCGCTGCCATTCGACGAGTATATGACGGGCAACGACGAGAACATCGTGTCGTCAGAGTACAACTGGGCTCGTCCTTCGATTTCTCCTGGGTCATCAGAGGTGACGGATTCGAACTCTCAGCGACACCATCAACATGCACATATTCCAGATCGCAGTATCTTCAACAAGTATGCGGATCCCTCGCTCACTACTACGTCTCGCCGGAGGAGCGTCACGGAGAGCGACTTGAAGTCCAATGGCAGGGGTTCCTTAAGCAATAGTGGCACACCTATTCAGAAGACCGTGAATCTGAACAGTGTGATGAAAGTTGCTAATCCTTTTCATTTGGCAAGAGAGCAGTTGCCGTTCGACGTCAAGGTGACGGGCGATGTCTTGGATGGTAGCGACTCAGCCTACTCGACGCAACCCTACGATGACAATGCAAACCATGATGCGTCGTACGATCCAAAGACGTACTGGCCTTTACAGGATAATAACGTCGCCTTGAGCAACGAGGATGCAAAGATGATCTTTGACCACGAATttgctgcagaagatgacgatgatttgagtgaagatgaagaggacgaaAGAGAGTACACAAGAGATTACAAGAAAATACCGCTGGGCTATGCTGGTGAACTGGCAAGCAATAAGCTTGATATGGAAGATAAAGTGTTCAGCTCTTGTAATTTTGTGGATTCCAACATGGCCGGTACGAGTCTGAACGAGGACGAAAGCGTCCTGGACATTACTTCGGATTTTGATAAtatgattgatgaagacgacCTGTATGAGCCGTCATCTCGAAATGGTAGAAAGGAAAGCGTGGTCTCCGATGCTACTTCTCGTGATGGAAGCAATGAgggaaagcttcaaagcataTCACCGGCATTTACGATGGTCAAGAGTCAGTCAGGGAAGGCGGGCGCGAGACAAAAATCGTCGCCCAATCTTGTTAACTCTAGCCCGTCTGTCTCGTCAAGAAGAGGCGGGCTAACCAACAAGAAAAATACCCATTCTCCCTATCCGCAAGATCATACCGTCAGTGAGACCTCGAATGGTACTGAGATTTTCACCTGCATGATCATCAACTCTATCACGAAGCAACCTTGTTCGGCGcaattttcaagatcttaCGATTTGACTAGACATCAAAACACCATACATGCtaagaagaaagctgtaTTTCGCTGTTTTGAGTGCATCAGTTTACTGGGCCAAGAGGGTTATCAGAAGACATTTTCACGACTCGACGCTCTTACGAGGCATATCAAATCCAAGCATGAGGATTTGTCCTTGGAGCGACGTCAAGAGGTAACCAGGTATGCTAGGGAAAACATTGGTTATGTTGTGGGATAA
- the THI20 gene encoding trifunctional hydroxymethylpyrimidine kinase/phosphomethylpyrimidine kinase/thiaminase (ancestral locus Anc_3.174) yields the protein MGLTTIKINTPPPYLTLSRDEYLPVVLTVAGSDSSGGAGIEADTKTITAHRCYAMTCVTALTAQSPVAVSDVHPIPKEFVQKVLDVNLADMKCNVIKTGMLTVDAASVLSAKLQSMAEKERPKLVVDPVLVATSGSALGDSKLVEVLKKELTPLADLLTPNIPECFELVGEKVEIGSLAQLCDLAERVSRVTSCSNVLVKGGHIPWEDEQKKYITDVLYVGSEGKCIVYKGSYVDTTHTHGTGCTLASAISSNLARGYSLGQAVYGGIEYVQNGIAIGCEVAKDHVTANGPINHVYAIEIPLEKMVADECFSAHEVLPKQTVASPVPGDGDFFQYLIEHPKVKPHWESYVNHEFVKQVANGTLPRNKFRFFIEQDYSYLIDYARVHCVAGSKAPALEDIEKELVIVGSVRNEMGQHEKRLIEEFGVKDMDYFRNIKRGPALNNYSRYFNDVARRGNWQELVASLSPCLMGYGHALLNHEKYISVKEGDAYHEWCHTYLSTWYQDAMSKGKELLNQIASVYPREDIDTLITIYADVCELETKFWDAALNYTEDQTD from the coding sequence ATGGGATTGACTACTATCAAGATTAACACACCGCCACCATACTTGACGTTGTCTCGCGATGAGTATTTGCCAGTAGTATTGACAGTCGCAGGATCTGATTCGAGTGGTGGAGCTGGTATTGAAGCCGATACAAAGACCATTACTGCTCACAGATGTTACGCCATGACCTGTGTTACGGCGCTGACTGCACAGTCGCCAGTTGCAGTGAGTGATGTTCATCCAATTCCAAAGGAATTCGTTCAAAAGGTATTAGATGTAAATTTGGCTGACATGAAATGTAATGTTATCAAGACAGGCATGCTTACTGTTGACGCCGCCAGTGTATTGAGTGCGAAGCTGCAGAGCATGGCCGAAAAAGAGAGACCAAAACTAGTGGTTGATCCAGTTCTGGTGGCTACCTCTGGTTCTGCTTTGGGGGATTCCAAGCTTGTCGaggtattgaagaaggagctcaCTCCATTGGCTGATCTCTTGACTCCAAACATTCCGGAGTGTTTTGAACTTGTAGGCGAGAAAGTGGAAATCGGTTCTCTGGCACAGCTCTGTGACCTCGCGGAGAGGGTATCCAGGGTTACGAGCTGCTCCAATGTGCTGGTGAAAGGCGGCCATATACCTTGGGAGGAcgagcagaagaaatacaTAACCGACGTTCTGTATGTCGGTTCGGAAGGGAAATGCATCGTATACAAGGGCTCCTACGTTGACACAACCCATACCCATGGGACTGGATGCACGTTGGCGTCTGCCATATCCTCGAACCTTGCTCGCGGGTACTCTCTGGGACAGGCCGTTTATGGAGGCATCGAGTACGTCCAAAACGGCATCGCCATCGGATGCGAAGTGGCCAAGGACCACGTTACCGCTAACGGCCCCATTAATCATGTGTATGCCATCGAAATACCCTTGGAAAAGATGGTAGCTGACGAATGCTTCAGCGCGCACGAAGTGCTGCCTAAACAAACAGTGGCAAGCCCTGTGCCTGGAGATGGCGACTTCTTCCAATACCTGATTGAACACCCCAAAGTGAAACCCCATTGGGAAAGCTACGTGAACCACGAATTCGTCAAACAGGTCGCCAATGGCACTCTACCACGGAACAAGTTccgtttcttcatcgaacaGGATTACTCCTACCTGATCGATTATGCCCGCGTCCACTGCGTCGCCGGCAGCAAAGCTCCGGCcttggaagatatcgagAAGGAACTGGTCATCGTTGGAAGCGTGAGGAACGAAATGGGCCAGCACGAAAAGAGACTGATAGAAGAGTTCGGCGTCAAGGACATGGATTACTTCCGCAATATCAAGCGAGGCCCCGCATTGAACAACTACTCCAGATACTTCAACGACGTCGCCAGAAGAGGCAACTGGCAAGAGCTAGTGGCCTCTCTATCGCCATGTTTGATGGGTTACGGTCACGCGCTTCTAAACCACGAGAAATACATCTCGGTAAAGGAAGGAGACGCTTACCACGAGTGGTGTCACACCTACCTGTCCACATGGTACCAAGACGCCATGTCCAAGGGTaaagagctgctgaaccAAATTGCATCGGTTTATCCAAGAGAAGACATTGATACTCTGATCACGATCTATGCAGATGTCTGCGAACTCGAGACCAAGTTCTGGGACGCTGCCTTGAACTACACGGAGGACCAGACTGACTGA